The Microvirga lotononidis nucleotide sequence TCAACCGCAGCATCGCCGTCACATCATCCGGCGTTCGCATCACCTCTCCCCGCGGGACCTCCGCCCGGGGAGAACTCTGACATTCCTGTGACCTCATCTCGTCCTCTCAAAAGTAGGCGCGATGGGTCCAGCTCTTCATGTCGTCAGGAATCTAGTTTTACATGTCGCCCGATAAGCGGCACCGTCCAGCTCGTAGCCTGGTAGCCGCAGCGGCGCGGGTCGCGCGCCAGGGCCGCCGCCAGCCGCTGCGGCGTGAGCCTCGGCTGACGGCGGGGACGTCCGCTGCGCGGCCGGTCGATCAGGGCCGTGGTCTGATGCTCGGCCCGGTACTGGACGAGCCAGCGGTGCACGCTGGAGCGGTTGACCCGGCAGCGGCGGGCCGCCTCGGCGACGGGATGGCCCTCGGCCACCAGCAGCAGCGCCTCGAGGCGGCGATACACCCGGGCCTCACGGGCACCAGAAAGCGCGGCAGTAAGCCGCTTGCGATCCGCCTCGTCGAGCCACGTTTCGGGAGAGTGATCATGGTGTTGCATGCTCTCCAGGGAACACCCGCAGTGCTTGCGTTGCAAGTCTTATGAAGACCTACTTAGGCTACATGAGGTACGCTTCCGAGGAAGGACGCATTGCGCTTGTGAGTGAGACTGTGGATGGTCTGTCTATATAGACGTCAATATAGACAGTGCTTTAGCCATGGACATGATGGGGCTTTGTTGCATTGACTTGAAAGGGACAAGACGAACCCCGTCGAATCGGTCATTCAGGCCGCAAGGCCGAAGAGCTGGTTCACAAGGCGGATTTCGCCTGTCACGTCACGCTGTGCCAAGCCGCAATGGCCGCGGCGGATCATCCGCATCACCTCGAAGCCTTTGATGGTGGCGGAGGCGGTTTTCATCCTCTGGAAGCCGCGGGTCGGCC carries:
- a CDS encoding helix-turn-helix domain-containing protein → MQHHDHSPETWLDEADRKRLTAALSGAREARVYRRLEALLLVAEGHPVAEAARRCRVNRSSVHRWLVQYRAEHQTTALIDRPRSGRPRRQPRLTPQRLAAALARDPRRCGYQATSWTVPLIGRHVKLDS
- a CDS encoding DDE-type integrase/transposase/recombinase, which translates into the protein MTTDKLASYPKAILRLQKEGLLSKDVEHRTSKYLNNILEADHGALKRVIRPTRGFQRMKTASATIKGFEVMRMIRRGHCGLAQRDVTGEIRLVNQLFGLAA